The Papio anubis isolate 15944 chromosome 1, Panubis1.0, whole genome shotgun sequence genome window below encodes:
- the NHLH2 gene encoding helix-loop-helix protein 2: MMLSPDQAADSDHPSSAHSDPESLGGTDTKVLGSVSDLEPVEEAEGDGKGGSRAALYPHPQQLSREEKRRRRRATAKYRSAHATRERIRVEAFNLAFAELRKLLPTLPPDKKLSKIEILRLAICYISYLNHVLDV; this comes from the coding sequence atgatGCTGAGTCCGGACCAAGCCGCAGATTCGGACCATCCCAGCTCAGCGCACTCGGATCCGGAGTCCCTGGGAGGCACGGACACCAAGGTGCTGGGCAGCGTGTCGGACCTGGAGCCGGTGGAGGAGGCCGAGGGCGACGGCAAGGGCGGCAGCCGGGCCGCGCTCTACCCGCATCCACAGCAGCTGAGCCGCGAGGAGAAGCGCCGCCGCCGGCGCGCCACCGCCAAGTACCGCTCGGCCCACGCCACCCGCGAGCGCATCCGCGTGGAAGCCTTCAACTTGGCCTTCGCCGAGCTCCGCAAATTGCTGCCCACGCTGCCCCCGGACAAGAAGCTCTCCAAGATCGAGATCCTGCGCCTGGCCATCTGCTACATCTCCTATCTCAACCATGTCCTGGACGTGTAG